Proteins encoded in a region of the Anaerotignum faecicola genome:
- a CDS encoding class B sortase, which yields MVQTGNNETYLNTDFEGKKSVAGAIYLDYESEPDFSGRHNIIYGHNMKNGSMFKDIVKYKDEEYFMEHQDITVYTPEREYHLRPMSVLYTEPTGMRRKTKFATEESFQAYVEEMTKGCSFAQIPEKPLEQLWSFITCSYEFNDARTILYAYEVT from the coding sequence ATCGTTCAGACCGGAAATAATGAAACTTACTTAAATACAGACTTCGAAGGTAAAAAAAGTGTGGCGGGTGCCATTTATCTTGATTATGAGAGCGAACCTGATTTTTCCGGCCGGCATAATATAATCTATGGGCATAACATGAAGAATGGCAGTATGTTCAAAGACATTGTAAAATATAAGGATGAGGAATATTTCATGGAGCACCAGGATATCACCGTCTACACGCCGGAACGCGAGTACCATTTACGCCCCATGTCGGTTCTCTATACGGAACCTACCGGTATGAGAAGAAAGACGAAGTTTGCCACCGAGGAGAGTTTCCAGGCGTATGTGGAAGAGATGACGAAGGGATGTTCCTTCGCCCAGATCCCGGAGAAGCCGTTGGAGCAGCTCTGGTCCTTTATCACATGCAGTTATGAATTTAACGATGCCAGGACCATTCTCTATGCCTATGAGGTAACGGA